AACTGTGGCGGGGACACGACGCACGACGTGCGGGTGGAGATCCGCACCGAGAGCCAGAAGGAGGAAAACGCGGAGTTCTCCCGCGAACCGTACCGGATCACGACCTGCAGCGAGTGCGGGGCCGAGACGGCGACCCGGATGAACAACGCGTAACACCTGCCCGCACCGGCCGTCCCGCCGGGCCGAACCGGAGCGGCCCCGGGACCGCACTACCGCACCGCGCGTTCCGTTCGCCCGCCAGCGACTGTTTCCCGACCGACGGCACCGGCGCCCCCGTACACCCTCGGCGACGGCGGTGCCACCGACCGTCGACGCGCGCCGACTCAGGCGAACAGCCCCTCGGTCGTCACCTCGATCCCGTCCTCGGTGACGACGATGGTGTGCTCCGCCTGGCTGACCAGCTCGCCGTCCTGCTCTTTCAGCACGGGGTACCCTTTGACCGCGCCCTGTCGGGCGAGTCGCCGCAGCGCCATCTCGTCGCGCGAGGAGTCGAGCCACCGCGCGGCGAAGGGGAGCCCGTCGAACTCGCGCACCTGTTCGAGCGCCTGCCGTGCCGCGCGGTTGCGGACGGATACGTCCTCTGTCAGCTCGAAGATCTCCTCCTCGTTGCCTTCGCCGACCTTCCCGCGCCCCGTCGTCGCGAACGGCTCGATGGCGACGACCTGCCCGGGCTCCAGCTCGACGGAGCGGTCGACCCCGCGGTTCGGGACGCTCGGCCCCGTGTGGGCGTCGAACCGCTCGACGCCGTGGCCCGAGAGGTTGTACACCGGGGTGTAGTCGTACGCCTCGATCACGTCCTCGATCTCGGCGCCGATCTCGCCGACCGGGACGCCCGGCCCCGCGGCGTCGACGGCTGCCTCCAGCGCCTGTTCGGCGGCCTCGACCAGCTCCGTCTCGCCGGCCAGATCGATCGTCACCGCCGCGTCGGCGATGTAGCCGTCGACGTGGACGCCGATGTCGAGACAGACAACGTCCTCGCCGAACTCGGTCTCGTCGTCGCGCTCGGGCGTCGCGTGGCTCGCCTCCTCGTCGATCGAGACGTTCACCGGGAACGCGAGCCCCGCGCCCTCCTCGCGGATGCGCTCCTCGGCGTACTCGGCGACCTCCAGGTGGGTCGCGCCCGGCTCGACCAGCTCGCGCGTCTCGCCCATCACCGTCGTCAGGATCTCGCCCGCCTCGCGGTACTTCGCCAGCACGTCCTCGTCGAGGGCACTCATACGCGGGCGTTCGACTGAACGGGGGAAAGGGGTTGCGCTACTCGCGCGGACGGGGTCGCCGTCGGTCCCGCCGCGGCCGACCCTTCCCGCCGTCGGCTCCGCTGCGGCCGACGCTTCCGCGGGGTTTTTGCTGAGCGCGCGGCGAGCGAGCGTATGGCAAACCAGCCCCACCTGCTCGTCGACGAGGGCGACGTTCACGAGATCGCGCTCATCCCGGGCAACCCGGACCGCGTCGACCGAATCGCCGACCACTGCGACGGGTCGGAGCTCGTCGCCGAGAACCGCGAGTACCGGATCGTGAACGCCACCTACGACGGCGTCGACCTCACGATCTGCTCGACGGGGATCGGCTGCCCCTCCGCGGCGATCGCGATCGAGGAACTGCACAACGTCGGCGTCGAGACCGTGATCCGCGTCGGCACCTGCGGCGGCCTCCAGACCGACGTGGAGATCGGCGACATGGTCGTCGCCACCGGTTCCGCGAAGGAGGAGGGGACGAGCAAGCGCTACGAGTCCGAGACGTACCCCGCGGTCCCGGACTACGACACGCTCACCGCGCTCGTCGACGCCGCGGAGGCCAATGACGAGGAGGTACACGTCGGTCCGATCGTCTCCGACGACGCGTTCTACAACGAGTCCGACGAGTACGTCGACGACTGGGAGGCGGCGGGCCTGCTCGCCATCGAGATGGAGGCCTCTGCCGTCTTCTCGCTGGCGCGCCGCCGCGGGATGAACGCCGGCGCCATCTGCACCGCCGACGGCAACCTCGTCGCCGGCACCCAGAAGGGCGCCGACTCCGAGGACGAACTGCCCGAGAAGGCGAAGAACAACGTCGGCCGGGCCATCGACATCGCGCTCGACGCCGTCGCGTCGCTGTAGGCGGTCGGTCGTGTTGTCGGTCCTCGAAGTGTCGGGGGCGGTCCGCACTGTCGACGGTCGGTGGCGCGATCGGCGGCCGAACCCGACGGTGCGGCGTTCCTCGGGCGCACCCCTCGTTCGTGAGGGGCAGAGCACGCCAACATGACGAATTTCTTGCGAAGACCCTTTGTTCGACGACCGGCAATATTTGTGAGTGTATGACGAACGAATCGGTCGACCAACGAAAGGGGGGACAGGTCGAGAGCACCGTGACGCTGGCCGACGACGCGCTGTATCGGGGACTCGCGTCGACACAGCGGCGACGGGTGCTGGCGATACTGCAAGACGAGGGGCCGGACGGAACGTCGGTCGACGAGCTCGCGACGCTGCTGTGCGGGTGGGAGGCGACCGAAACCGGGACGATGGCGACACCGCGCGAGCGGGATCGACTGCTCGTCGCACTGACGCACGTCCATCTCCCGCAGCTCGACACGATCGGGTTGGTGGAGTACGACCCGGCGTCCGGAACCGTCAGACCGCGGCCGCTCGACCCGGAGGTCGAGGAGCTCGTCGGTCGAAGCGCCGCCGCCGAGTCGTCTCGGCAGGCGTGAGCGTGCTCGATTCGCTGCTCGCGAGGGCGGGAAACCGGGACCACGCCGTCACCGTCTACCGTCGCGAGGACCCGGTCGAAGTGGAGTCGCTGTTCGCCGCACACGGCATCGAGTTCGAGGTTCGAACGCTCGGACCGACCGGACCCGACCCGTTCGTGCTCATCGAGACGGACGGCGAGTTCGTCGGGGTGATCGCCGCAGCCGAGCTGGACCACCTGTTCGATCCTCCGATCGGTCGGCCCGGCGAACGCGAGGACGTTCCAGCGGGGTACCGCGCGCTCTTCGAGCTGTTCGACGACACGCTGTTCGCGTCGATGCGCCGCCGGACGCTGCTCGCGGTGAGTCGCGAGATCGAGGAGCGGGCGTACCGCGTCGGGTCCGGGACGCTCCGAGCGAGCTTTCAGCGGTTCTCGGCGTTCCGGCCGCAAGTCGACGTGTACCGCCACCTCGCGGCCGAGACCGACCTCGACATCCACGTCCACGGCGCCGACGACTGGGACGCGCCGACGATATCGGGAGTCACGTACCACACGATCGACGACGGCGATCTCGGACGCTTCTGGGTCGTCGCGTTCGACGGGGGCGACGACGGGCACGCGTGCGGGCTCGTCGCCCGGGAGGAGTCGGACGGCTACACCGGCGTGTGGACCGACGACGAGCCCGTCGTCGACGAGATCCTGAGCACGGTCGCCGCGGCGTGAGCCGCGCGGGAGCATCGGACGGACGCCCGTGTCCGGTGGGCCGACCCGCCGAAGTCGTCACTCCTCGTCGAGGAGCCGTCGGGCGACCGCCTCGGAGTCCCCGCCCTCCAGCGCGGACTCGACGAGGAGGTGGCCGCCGATCGTCGCCGGCGAGATGACCGTGTCGGCGCCCGCGCGCTTCAGTTTGTTCACGTTCTCGCGCCCGGTCGCCGCCGCGACGATCGTCACGTCGGGGTTGAGCTGTCGGGCGGTGAGGATGGCGAGCGCGTCCTCGGCGTCGTTGTTCGTCGCGGCGACGACCGCGCGGGCGTCGGCGACGTTCGCTCGTTCGAGCGGCTCCTCGTCGGAGGGGTCGGCGGTGAGCACGCGGACCCCGTCGCGTTCGGTGAGAACCCGCGCGACCGCCTCGTCGGGGGTGATGACGAGAAACGGCGCGTCGGCCTCGATCAGTTCGTCGATGAGCGGTTCGGTGAGTTCGCCGTGGCCGAGCACGAGCACGTGATCGGCGAGCAGGTCGATGTCTGTGTCTGTCATGCGTCCGAGTGCGGTGGTGAGGCGGGCTTCGATCGCGGGGGTGAACAGGACGCCGAGCGCGACCGCGAAGGCCGCGACGTTGAGGACGAGCGCCGACATGGCGAACCACTTCGCCAGCGGCGAGGTCGGCGTCACGTCGCCGTAGCCGACGGTGGAGGCGGTGACGACCGAGAAGTACACCGCGTCGGTGACCGTCGCGAGGTTGGTGAACTCCTCGTTGAGCGCGTACGCGCCCGCCGTCGAGTACCCCAGCGACCCGACGAGCCCGGCGAGCGCGGCCCACTGGGTCGCCGTGAGGTCGATCTCTTCGGAGAACGGGCGGCGGTTCGCCGCGAGCACGAGCACCGAGACGACCGACAGCAGCGCCAGCAGGAGGCCGACCCGAGTGGACCCGACGAGCCCCTGCAGCGCCGTCAGCGGGAGCAACACGAGCGCGGCGTACCAGCCGGCGCGGAGCTGCCGCCGGAGGCCGTACGCCGCGATCAACAGGAGAAAGCCGGTGATCGCGCCGGTGAACCCCGCGAGCAGCGTCGCCTCCTCCGGCAACAGCGCCAGGAACGGCAGGCGGCTTCCCGGCGGCGCGACGATACGGTTGATCCCCGTGACTATCGACAGCAACGCGGCGGCGCCGACGAGTCCCACGGCCGGCCGACCCCCGAGTCGCTCCCGCAGCCTTCCCATTACCCGATTCCTCCAGCCGGGCGTTGATAAACGGTGCGGCACGTGGCGGCCGCGGCGGCGACGGCGATCGCGCCCCGGTACGAATTAGTGTACCCGCCGTCACCGGCCGGCATGGTCGATTCCTCGCTCCCGGTGCAGGTGTTGCTCGGGGTCTATCTGGGCCTGCTCACCGGGATCGTCCCCGCGCTCGTCGCGTGGACGCTCGGGTTCACGTTCAAGTACGTCACCGGCGTCTCGATCCCCGGGTTCGGTGTCGTCGTCCTCTCGCTCGCGATCGCCGGGGTCAACGGCGGGCTGCTCGCACTCAACGACGAGACGATCTCGGAGGCGACCAACGGCACCGCGTTCCTGGTCGCGATCGTCGTCATCCTGATGATCTCGATGTACGCCCACGCGAAGGGCGACGCCATGGGGGCGGCGTTGCCGAAGCGGATCAGCCTCAGCCGACTCACAGAGCGGACACTCTCGTCGGAGGTGGTCGACCTCGCGAGCGGCCGGGGGCGCGTTCGCGTCACCGTCGCCGGCGACGTGGCCGACATCGAGGGGTATCCCCCGCTCCCGCCGGAACTGCGCGCGGAGCTTCGGTCCTTCGAGGAGGAGTTCGACGCGGACCTCCCGCTGTCGGAGCTTGAGGCGGCCGTCGCCGACCGCCTCCGGACGGACCACGACCTCGCCGAGGTGACCGTCCGGCTCGACGAGCGCGGGCGCGCCGCCGTCGCCGCCGCGCCCCCGCTGGCGGGCGTCTCCAAGCGCGTCCCGGCCGGCAAGCAGGCGGTGTCGGTGTCCGCGCTGCTCCCGACGGGGCTCGCCCGCGGCGACGAGGTCACCGTCGTGACCGCCGACCACGCCGTCGACGGCACGGTCGTCGCCGCCAAGACCGACGGCGGCGGGGCCGCGAAGGCGTCGAAGCCCGCCGCGACCGACGGCGGGGAGGACGCCCCCCGACCGCCCGCGTCGCCGACGACGGCCGGCGGCGACGGGCGGCTCACGGTCGCCGTCGACAGGGGGGCCGCGACGCGGCTGCTCGACGCCGACGTGGAGCGCGTCGTCGTGCGCTCGCGGGGCACGAGACGCGAGTTCGAACTGCTGTCGCTGCTGCGCCGGGCCGGCAAGCGGTTCCGCCGGCTCTCGGTCCGCGCCGGCGGTCCCCTCGACGGGACGAGCCTGCGGGGGGCCGCGGTCCGCGACGAGTACGGCGTCGCCGTGCTCGCTATCAACGACGGCGGCCGGTGGCGGTTGGCGCCCGGCGGCGACACGGTCCCCGCCGCCGGGGCGGACCTCCTCGCCGTCGGGACGCGTCGCGACCTCGACCGGTTCGAACGCGAGGTGGGAGCATGATTCCCGGCCCGTCCGGCGTTCCGCCGGCGGCCGCCGCGACCGCGGTACCCATCCAATCGTTCGTCGACGTGTTCGGCGGGCTGAACGCCCCGCGGCTCGTCGGCTTCGCGGTCGCGTCGTTCCTCGTCGCCGCCGCGGGCGCCGCCGCCTACCGCTGGTTCGTGAACGATGCGGTCCCGCGGGGACTGACGACGTTGCTCGGGACGGCCGTCGTCGCCGTGTACCTCAACACCGTCGGCCTGTTCGAGACGGTGATCCCCGTCGGCGGCGCGGTCGCGGCCGATCCTTTCGCGCCGGCGACCGTCCT
This genomic stretch from Halobaculum roseum harbors:
- the map gene encoding type II methionyl aminopeptidase, yielding MSALDEDVLAKYREAGEILTTVMGETRELVEPGATHLEVAEYAEERIREEGAGLAFPVNVSIDEEASHATPERDDETEFGEDVVCLDIGVHVDGYIADAAVTIDLAGETELVEAAEQALEAAVDAAGPGVPVGEIGAEIEDVIEAYDYTPVYNLSGHGVERFDAHTGPSVPNRGVDRSVELEPGQVVAIEPFATTGRGKVGEGNEEEIFELTEDVSVRNRAARQALEQVREFDGLPFAARWLDSSRDEMALRRLARQGAVKGYPVLKEQDGELVSQAEHTIVVTEDGIEVTTEGLFA
- a CDS encoding nucleoside phosphorylase, whose product is MANQPHLLVDEGDVHEIALIPGNPDRVDRIADHCDGSELVAENREYRIVNATYDGVDLTICSTGIGCPSAAIAIEELHNVGVETVIRVGTCGGLQTDVEIGDMVVATGSAKEEGTSKRYESETYPAVPDYDTLTALVDAAEANDEEVHVGPIVSDDAFYNESDEYVDDWEAAGLLAIEMEASAVFSLARRRGMNAGAICTADGNLVAGTQKGADSEDELPEKAKNNVGRAIDIALDAVASL
- a CDS encoding DUF7344 domain-containing protein; translation: MTNESVDQRKGGQVESTVTLADDALYRGLASTQRRRVLAILQDEGPDGTSVDELATLLCGWEATETGTMATPRERDRLLVALTHVHLPQLDTIGLVEYDPASGTVRPRPLDPEVEELVGRSAAAESSRQA
- a CDS encoding DICT sensory domain-containing protein, which translates into the protein MSVLDSLLARAGNRDHAVTVYRREDPVEVESLFAAHGIEFEVRTLGPTGPDPFVLIETDGEFVGVIAAAELDHLFDPPIGRPGEREDVPAGYRALFELFDDTLFASMRRRTLLAVSREIEERAYRVGSGTLRASFQRFSAFRPQVDVYRHLAAETDLDIHVHGADDWDAPTISGVTYHTIDDGDLGRFWVVAFDGGDDGHACGLVAREESDGYTGVWTDDEPVVDEILSTVAAA
- a CDS encoding NAD-binding protein, translating into MGRLRERLGGRPAVGLVGAAALLSIVTGINRIVAPPGSRLPFLALLPEEATLLAGFTGAITGFLLLIAAYGLRRQLRAGWYAALVLLPLTALQGLVGSTRVGLLLALLSVVSVLVLAANRRPFSEEIDLTATQWAALAGLVGSLGYSTAGAYALNEEFTNLATVTDAVYFSVVTASTVGYGDVTPTSPLAKWFAMSALVLNVAAFAVALGVLFTPAIEARLTTALGRMTDTDIDLLADHVLVLGHGELTEPLIDELIEADAPFLVITPDEAVARVLTERDGVRVLTADPSDEEPLERANVADARAVVAATNNDAEDALAILTARQLNPDVTIVAAATGRENVNKLKRAGADTVISPATIGGHLLVESALEGGDSEAVARRLLDEE
- a CDS encoding potassium channel family protein gives rise to the protein MVDSSLPVQVLLGVYLGLLTGIVPALVAWTLGFTFKYVTGVSIPGFGVVVLSLAIAGVNGGLLALNDETISEATNGTAFLVAIVVILMISMYAHAKGDAMGAALPKRISLSRLTERTLSSEVVDLASGRGRVRVTVAGDVADIEGYPPLPPELRAELRSFEEEFDADLPLSELEAAVADRLRTDHDLAEVTVRLDERGRAAVAAAPPLAGVSKRVPAGKQAVSVSALLPTGLARGDEVTVVTADHAVDGTVVAAKTDGGGAAKASKPAATDGGEDAPRPPASPTTAGGDGRLTVAVDRGAATRLLDADVERVVVRSRGTRREFELLSLLRRAGKRFRRLSVRAGGPLDGTSLRGAAVRDEYGVAVLAINDGGRWRLAPGGDTVPAAGADLLAVGTRRDLDRFEREVGA